acttcttacatattgcactaGATTGCATTCATGAGATTAAGCGTTTGAATTTATCTGTGATGTGCACATGATCGGGTTGATTTTACAAATGATTTCATATGTCAAATGTAAaatcagtgaagctgcagcagtctCTTACATCACTTGGTACACAGTGTACAGAGTGCTTCTATGTTGTTTAACCTTACTTCAGTGGTCATTGTTAATATGTAGGTCTATGATGAAAAGATGTCCTAGATGAGTGCAGTGATTGTTGTTGAGCAAAATGGATTTGACAGATTTCTCAATCTCTTTTCCTCCCGGCAGGTGTGAGTGAGGGAAGCCATAGTAAACCACCCAGCAGCTCAGGCAAGTTACCCTCGGAGGCTGCCATGAAGAAGATGGACACCTCAGCCACTGGCAGCTGGATGCTTAATAACAAACCTACCTCCTCCGCAGTGAAGAACTCCTGCCATCCCAATCTGAAGGTACTACACTGTGCGGAGAACAACAGTTACACAAGCCAATGGGAACAATGTCATCTACTAGAACACTCATAAGAACGTGATGCAGTGTTCAGAGTCCTCATGTGTCTGTCTTATTCAGAGTCAGTGGACTGGTTTGGagggaaacaataaaatacCTCTCAAATGACTGGGACCATATATATGTAAGAAAGAGTGTCACAGAGTTCATATGTTGGTTAATGAAcgctcttgtgtgtgtgtgtgtgtgtgtgtgtgtgtgtgtttaacgtATATGGGGAGTAGCCTAAAGCTATTGCTGCAAGCCTATCTGCAGCACGGTGATGTATTTAGCATACCTGCCAACATTCCTGATCTTAGAGGTAGGACTTTCCCTAGTTTAACCCTGTCTCCCATCGAGCTTCTGATTGGTATTTTCCCCTGTTGTCCTCTAAATTTCACAGTGATACAAATCACTATGGTACCTGGCAACCCAACCCAAAAGCTCGCTCAAGCTCTCTGCTCCCCTCAGTTTTCTGCTGAAAATGGATAACACAGGTCCAAAGAAGAAGACATACATTTACAATTTGTTCGCCACTTGGTGCGAGACCTTACTGACATTAACCTTCTGGCTCATAGCCTCGCCTTGTTTCACTCTGCAGTCCATAGTCCTGCATCATTTAacccttcctcttctccttttgaAGGTCTATATGGCAGTGATGGCTcctgaacacacatgcacacaccctcACAGTGTCAGATGTTGacttttggttgttttttgtttattctcaggttgatgtttaattcattttacGGTGAGATATGACTTAAGGCCAAAAGaaagtcattttaatttcacatcCTTATCATGTTGTGTTGATATATGGAGCGTTGAGGTTACCCAAGAGAGCCTCCATCTCTTTTTCACAGCCAGTGTTGGCAGATAAGCTGTATGTGATTTTAATAAGCAAATTGTATATGCATCACTGCTAAATATAACCACTCTAAATCCCACCTGTTAACATCGATGCAAATCAATGACTGAACACCCACTGAAAGTGAGTTGAGCGTGCTGCATGTGTCTGGTAAGCCTGGCTGATGACCATGAAAGGTGTTAAATGCAGAGGCCTTTTGCACTGGGTATTAAGTCGTTGTGAAAAATTCCTCAGACAAAGTTTGTGCTTCAGTTGAAACAGGTCAGAATGGAGGGTCTGTACCTCTTTATTGGATTAAGAAGCACATTGGACAATGATTTCAAAGCTGCTTAGTAAAATACTTGCAAGGAATTCCAGTCATGCTGCCTTttttgcacatgtgtgttttccttctctgtgtctTACAATGCACTTCTCAGTGTGGTGCTTTGATACAGCATGAACCTGTTAATTgagatatttttatatatttttgtctgtttgtaaCACACCCATATTGCTGATGAGAACAGAATTAATTTCAAGTTTGTGAAGCCCACACTGGGATTGTCCTACATGCTGCACATGTATTCAACCTCAGGTGAATATTGTGAGATGGGGAAGTGATACTTTTTGATCTCTTTccaggatttttcttttaagagtTGTAgagttttcttgtttgtttgtttgtttgttttttcaaaagaaaaataatgccATGACCTATACAACATTTGATTCATGTAATCACAAAGAAATACACTTTTATCAATAAGGAGACAATAAGTCACAATAAGAAATTTTGCAAAACTTTTCAAAAGTTAAATATCTCTCTCGTCATTGGTGATAACTATTATATCAAAGTAACttgatttaatacattttatttcctcaatATGtccttaaaacaaaatataaacaaataacttTGGAAAACCACATCGTGTCACCTAAACTAAAACAAAGAGCTCTTGAggacttttattgttttgtttgtttatgattgTCTTCTAAAACAAGGTTAGAAAGTAGCTCAGATGGATGTCAAATAAGATGcaaatctaatttaaaaacagaagacaatgcaacagaaaaaaaaatcaaaattcatgaaaataaaatacatttcctctccagctccagtctgcCGTCagcattacagaacataaacacccaaATACGCAGTCACCTTtgcagatcactgctgcagctaGGTTAGCTGGGTTTTTATTGCTCCAGAATGTCTGAAGCTCTCCACTTTCTCTTTCAGTGCCGGTCAGCTCTGGGCAAGCTgggcagctgagcagcagctctgccctgcagctccacaacataaataaagagataaagagatcTGGCAGCAGACATAACACAAAAGATATtgtgcctttttattttgatgacaaCATTGCTTGTGATAAATAAACAACTACTGAAGTATTCATATCAGcgcttctcttcttcctcagccaTCTTGTTAGCTGACCTCGTAGTTGCCACCAAATTGACACAAATTAATCTGAGGGCGGCTGGCAGCTAGATGGGGATACATCTGACTGGTCAAATGTTGCGTACTGAGTGTGAATGCATGGAGCATGTCATTCTACTTTAATTTCCTCTAAATGGTTAAATagttctttgtgtctttttttttttttactccagaGGTTCAGTGGCCTACACTTTAAATCTGAGTCACAAAACTAAGCAAAACTGGGTTTGGAACTGTTTCACTCAAGATGTGTCATGACTTTGTGCATGTTGGTGCTCACTGCATGCAGTTGGTGACCTTTTTTTGCCTCCTGCCTCTTAGCCAGCCGGAGTCTGCCACTGATGAGCTCCTCACAGATTTGAGAATCAATCTTCTTGCTCTGAAAAACTCCATGTTAAGGGagactgctgctgcagggaaAGGATAAACCTCTTGTTCTCTCTGACTGAACAAGCTTTGGGTCAAAGACAATGGGGTTACATGTCACATGACCTAAAGCTCCACCTTGTGCTACTGCAACACTCACTTGGAATTCCCTAATAACACTGGTTTCCTAAGGCCACCCTAGACACAGACTACTAAACCCAGCTCAGGCTCAGGTTCATTATATACTGTTGTTCAGGATCTACTTCTTCTATGTAAATTTGAATATGCCAGTATCAGAGAGCCAATAGTATGTGTGGTTTACTGAAAGCAAAGCAGGGCATTTGTGTTTACACTCGAGGCCACTGTCTGAAAGAATGGCACCAAACTTACTGCATGTGTGTAACTGGACATGATTTTCACCCTCACCAGAGAAATCTGCTCAGCTGACAAATCAGCACTTGTTCAGTATCAGGGAAGATTACAGTTAATAAATACATTGGAAAAATGAGATAGAATAAATGggaaatcattttgtttatgtcccCGGCTGCTGAGCTTTTGAAAGCTCATTTGTAAATGGAatttgtgtatgcatgtgcgTCTCTTCTGAGGTCAGGCTATTTCCATCCCTGAGAGTTCAGGCTCTCACCTGTTTCCTATTACGCTGCATGTTGGTCAGCCTGTCAGCTCATAGTGCAGTGGATGTGTCTGTGTCCTAGTGGGATCGGCTTCTCTATCTACCTCGCCTTGCCTCGCCTTTAATCCTCCCTTTGTTGCTGACTGTCAGTGTCCACAGGTGGCCCAACAAAAGGAGGAGGGTGCTCAGTAACACTCTCCGGCCAAAACTTTAACAGCACATTGCTTTCCTGTGACGAAGATGCATctgcactgcaaacacacacggcTCAGTGATATCTGctttttattctctgttttgttttacttactTAAACTCTTAAGTTCCCTTTTCAGTCCAGCTTTCAAAATTTGACTTGGaatttttcatttccactgtgGCTCCTCTGGCTACTGATTATTGGCCAAGTATGtgaacacatacaaggaatctgactcagtttttttctttgctcacaATGTACATAGACTTgaacataaacataacaaacattcaactagaaagaacaagaacaacaaagaaCAGTAAGttaaagaatgaaataaaaataaataagtaaagtGTTCAGAGGTGCGGTCTattacatacacatatatatatgtctattacatatatacacacacacacacacacacacacacacacacacacacagccagttCAGGGGTTCACTGCAATGTTAAGGACATGATAAAAAGAATTTAATCCATTGAAATTCAAAAAAGAagtcttctctgtctgtgtttttgtagatGTTTCTTGCGGCCTTGTCCTTTGCCTACTTTGCCAAGGCTTTATCTGGCAGCTACATGAAGAGCACAATTACACAACTAGAGAGGCGGTTTGACATCCCCAGTTACTTGATCGGCATCATAGACGGGAGCTTCGAAATAGGTGAGTTTCCCAAAGtccagtttgtctgtgtgtctctcttgtGCGAcgtgtttttgttgcatttagATGCTAATGCAAGCAAGCCAAGTATGTCCTCAGCATGTCATCGAGTTTGACACTCTAGCATCTAAGCATCCTCTCTGAGCGTTGAAAACACACTGGTCTTACTTTATTGTCTTGAGTAATGAGTGAAAAATCCTTTGAAGTGACAGCATGTAGGTTTAGAAAATCGATGGATTTTGTATTCTCGTACAGTTACTCAACAAACCGGACGCACTGAATGAAGATATTGCAATACTGCATATGCCTGCCTCAGATAAATCTGAATATTGATACAAATTCACCTCGCAGCGGTGGTTGGTCTATTCTCTTCTCTTATatgtaatgcatttttaatgtctCATCTCCGTCTCATCTTTTCTGATCATCTCACCCCTGTAGGGAATTTATTGGTGATCGCGTTTGTGAGCTATTTCGGTGCCAAACTCCACCGACCAAAGATCATAGCGATTGGATGCGTGGTGATGTCTTTTGGGACCTTTTTGATTGCCATGCCTCATTTCATCATTGGCCGGTAAGCagaatatttgtgtctgtgtgtatatatatagatatatatatatatatatatatatatatatatatatatatatatatatatatatatatatatatatatatatatatatatatatatatatatatatatatatatatatatatatatatatatatatatatatctctgcaTGCATTGCAGTTGAGAAGTGTACTTTCTGATGTATGCATTTGTGCTTTACATTGTGAATATCTAACGATACCTGATGCTTTCTCCCTTCCCTTGTTTAACAGTCACATTGGTATTTTGTACGCAGCTATAAGATCGAAACATCCGTCAGACAGTCAGTGAATTCAACCAATAACCTCTCTCCATGTCCAGAAAGCTCACCTGAGTCCACCAGGGCAGGTGACAGACCCTCTATACTGCCCTCTAGAGGTGAGATTAGGAGTAGTGTATGTTGTTAATGCCATTTTCAGTTTGGTGAAGTCTTGATTCATAAATTCTAATCCCATTTTACTATTTGATTTTGAACTTTAGGCTGTGAGCGAGAGTCTGGTGTTTCGATGTGGATCTATGTGTTTCTGGGAAACGTTCTGCGTGGGATCGGAGAGACTCCCGTGCAGCCTCTGGGAATCTCTTACATTGACGATTACGCGCAATCCGAGAATGCTGCACTCTATATTGGTAATGTACCTTACTCACGGCCTATCTTAGCAGCTTTACAACTTGAATTAAGACAATTTATTaggatatttttttattgttgcacAACCGTTCAACAGGTTCTTATTTCTTTATGTCTAAGGTGAATGCTAAAAAGTGTTGTGTCAATGTGAATGACTCCTATTAGTCCGTCATTCAGTATATATGCTTATGTGCTAACAAGATGTTAGATGATTCTTTCTGACTACATGTTTAATAAATGCAGGcttttgacaaaaaacaaataaaaatacatcttaAAGCAGATGTATTATGCTCTTTCAGTTTTATGTAGGTTCTTGTgaatgtaaaaggtcttgaaaaaTTAGGtcaaaaagctgcaaaaacagAAGCGCCTCcctccaacagaaaacattgctcCTCGTCAGTAGTGTCACCTTCGACTCTGTGATCATACTACatcacacatttgtataattaATGCCTACGCATCTAGTTTGGTACGTAAGAATAATTTTTGTGaggctgctttgttgttttaagtgCTGCTTGCTCAGGCGTGTGCGAGCTGACCTTGAGACAGGAGCTggaacagagtgtttcagacagagggtgaatacaGTGCTGCTACACTGGACAGTATTGGAAAACTGATGTGTTCATTGAGCTTTGAAGCATGTGAGgctgttctagtagtaacccagaATTAACTTATGAATGTGGAAATGAGCATTATATGTCTTCTCTCAAAAATTAAATGAAGCATTGCTGACctgagacaaaacacaggaTATTGTATTGATAGGTGCTGAGTGTGGTTAagttaaagtctgattctgtgttgttttattctaGGATGTGTCCAAACCATATCAGTTATTGGTCCTGTCTTTGGATACCTACTGGGGTCGCTGTGTGCCAAGATCTACGTTGACATTGGCTACGTGGACATGGGTGAGTAAGCTCTCATCTGGCTGATGAATTATGACTGATTGAATGACTGTGTTGTGCTTGATGAATTGATTGTGCTGTGCAGAAATGCCCCCACATCCCCCTGTAGATAGTTGGATCCATATAGTTTTTGTTGTACATGACAGTGTTAAAGGTGCGTAAAATACAACACCTGCCACAGGGAAAGGAATTAGGGCAGATTCAATCTAGTGATCCAGTATGATCtaaagcaaaaaacataaacaaaactgtgaTCATAGTAAATGAtgatcaaatgaaacaaaatgtttccacaTGCTCTCTACACAGAGACAGTGACTATTGCACCTGATGATTCCCGCTGGGTGGGGGCATGGTGGCTGGGCTACCTCATCGCTGGTACCATCACCCTCATGTCTGCTGTTCCTTTCTGGTTCCTGCCTAAATCGCTGCCCGTGCCCCTGGATAAACACGATACCAGCTGCACTCCGGAGCAAACCAGGTTCATCAAAGACTCCCCAACCATGGAGCACAAATTCAGACCCGAGGAGCCTGCTAATTTACATCAGATGGCCAAAGGTTTGAATATTGTCACAATAAGTTTTGTACCATACGGAATATTGAGTTTTGGCTTCGTAATCTGTATGCATTCAGTGGAATCTGCGACGCAAGCGGGTGTCAGCTTGACTTGATTGTTTCCTTATTGTTTCCTATTGTAAACATGCAGCTGCGGCGTGCTACTTTTGAGCCCAAAGCCCTGTTTCTATTTCCATCCCCGTCCCCTGTGACAGAATGCATATTTAACAGACTCAGTGTGGGCAACGAGTGTTCGACATCACTTCCTATCAGACCTCGCATGCAGTCATGACACTGTGTATGGGCTGTCACAACTTTCTGTTCCACGGGTTTCACCAGTGTCTTTTGCAGCATTTAATCCTTTATTGACTGACTGACCATTTTCTCAGATTTATGCCTCAACTGCAAGTTGCAAGAAGCTTTATTTCGTCTAATGAATTGAAGTTTTCCTCAGATCGCAGAAAAAATTTTGTCAGCAGTTAACTCAATTATACACACCTGATTCCCAATAAGTTGGGACGCGATGGAAAGCATAAATTAAACAGATGATTTGATTATTCTATTTAACACTCAGTTtgaaatgacacacagacagtgggCCTTATCATGTGCCCAGCACTCACATTGTGTAAGGAGCACATGTACTCCCATCTGAGCTCTCATGGTTGTGTAGGTGTAGGTGAGGCAACAGAAAGCGTTTGTGCCTTTGACCAACAAAAACCTGGTCTATAGGCGATGGGAGCTGTATTTTTCCTGCTATCTAAAGGGCATAATTGATAAGGTGGAGAGATTTGCCCACATATAGTCGTGCACTCTGCTTGAATGATTATGAGGCtgctttcagacattttcatggTTTTCATATGTGTAACATCAGTGTGGCCAATATAGAGGCAAATTTTAgaagcaaaactaaaagctttAATTATAGACCTGACTGGACAAAGGAAACTCTCCAGATGAAGTAAgctaaacttgttttttttaatggtcatTTATGATAGAGTTCAGATTGATCAGGAGGGCGGCTGCTCTAACAGTTTTGATCCTACTTGatatttttcagaataaaaattgggttttgtcattttaaacatgtttgtcgGTCTAGTTTTGAGCATCCTATCCTTGTAATAAATGCAGTATTATTCAGTGAATTATGAATAAAT
This sequence is a window from Acanthopagrus latus isolate v.2019 chromosome 8, fAcaLat1.1, whole genome shotgun sequence. Protein-coding genes within it:
- the LOC119025083 gene encoding solute carrier organic anion transporter family member 1C1-like isoform X2, which codes for MKKMDTSATGSWMLNNKPTSSAVKNSCHPNLKMFLAALSFAYFAKALSGSYMKSTITQLERRFDIPSYLIGIIDGSFEIGNLLVIAFVSYFGAKLHRPKIIAIGCVVMSFGTFLIAMPHFIIGRYKIETSVRQSVNSTNNLSPCPESSPESTRAGDRPSILPSRGCERESGVSMWIYVFLGNVLRGIGETPVQPLGISYIDDYAQSENAALYIGCVQTISVIGPVFGYLLGSLCAKIYVDIGYVDMETVTIAPDDSRWVGAWWLGYLIAGTITLMSAVPFWFLPKSLPVPLDKHDTSCTPEQTRFIKDSPTMEHKFRPEEPANLHQMAKDFLPTLKNLLWNPVYIIYLCVTIVQFNSLIGMVTYKPKYIEQHYGQSASKANFLMGMINIPAVALGMFSGGVIMKRYKLGIMGAAKFAFGTSLLGYFLSLFFLAMGCENSKVAGITVSYTGVQGSSYQEPSLFSDCNSGCLCSRREWDPVCGENGITYASPCLAGCTSATGSGRNTVFNNCRCVALADTQPGNLTAALGQCPRRDGCDRIFPYFLALSVLSSFIISLGGTPGFVLLIRCIKPELKSLALGIHTLATRTLAGIPAPIYFGAIIDTTCLKWGYKMCGGRGACRIYDTSAYRLCSTQKTCKEGGEIRSDQWQRRAGDA